In Carya illinoinensis cultivar Pawnee chromosome 16, C.illinoinensisPawnee_v1, whole genome shotgun sequence, a single window of DNA contains:
- the LOC122299906 gene encoding NAC domain-containing protein 79-like isoform X2, with amino-acid sequence MGDPHDDPGAKSFSTLPGCGFRPSQQQLLSYYLTKKNNVDGEGSDGCDSIGELDLYHYDPFELPSGACFSYGYGAGKKHWLCYAARNAKESEAGRRRTKTGYWRRERGKVRDVMGPGGGGKVFLGTRSSFVFYQKNSPKTARITDWVMHEYALPDHLKASFVLCRVFFKSRSGNSILDNGLSSYAEEAVSAVRHIGIQHNGCLTPDILEAKLHDDNSVSGASILHQLGMQPREPGYMFICNTLTSRSNIMLFMVSSSVLPGNSAKSFEGLTNQQALSILEEDYIELDDLVQ; translated from the exons ATGGGAGATCCTCACGACGACCCCGGAGCGAAGTCGTTTTCGACCCTCCCGGGTTGTGGTTTCCGCCCTTCCCAGCAACAGCTCCTCTCGTACTACTTGACTAAGAAGAACAACGTCGACGGTGAGGGTTCCGATGGTTGCGATTCGATTGGAGAGTTGGACCTCTACCACTATGACCCCTTCGAGTTACCTAGCGGGGCGTGCTTTTCCTACGGTTACGGGGCCGGGAAGAAGCACTGGCTCTGTTACGCAGCTCGAAATGCAAAGGAGAGCGAAGCGGGAAGGAGGAGGACGAAGACTGGGTACTGGAGGAGGGAGAGGGGAAAGGTGAGAGACGTTATGGGCCCTGGAGGAGGAGGGAAGGTGTTTTTGGGGACAAGGTCAAGCTTCGTGTTTTATCAGAAGAATTCGCCCAAGACCGCTAGGATTACTGATTGGGTTATGCATGAGTATGCGCTGCCTGATCATCTCAAG GCTTCTTTTGTCCTTTGTCGAGTGTTCTTCAAATCTCGTAGTGGAAATAGCATATTGGATAATGGCTTAAGTTCTTATGCTGAGGAAGCTGTTTCTGCAGTGCGTCACATTGGCATTCAGCACAATGGATGCCTTACGCCTGATATTCTTGAAGCTAAACTGCATGATGACAATTCTGTTTCTGGGGCCAGCATTCTGCATCAGTTAGGCATGCAGCCTCGGGAGCCG GGTTATATGTTCATCTGCAACACATTGACCTCACGCTCTAACATTATGTTATTTATG GTGAGCTCGTCTGTGCTTCCAGGAAATAGTGCAAAGTCTTTTGAAGGTCTGACTAACCAGCAAGCGCTTTCCATTTTAGAGGAAGATTACATTGAGTTGGACGATCTTGTGCAGTAA
- the LOC122299906 gene encoding NAC domain-containing protein 79-like isoform X1 yields the protein MGDPHDDPGAKSFSTLPGCGFRPSQQQLLSYYLTKKNNVDGEGSDGCDSIGELDLYHYDPFELPSGACFSYGYGAGKKHWLCYAARNAKESEAGRRRTKTGYWRRERGKVRDVMGPGGGGKVFLGTRSSFVFYQKNSPKTARITDWVMHEYALPDHLKASFVLCRVFFKSRSGNSILDNGLSSYAEEAVSAVRHIGIQHNGCLTPDILEAKLHDDNSVSGASILHQLGMQPREPGYMFICNTLTSRSNIMLFMVSRVSCMESKYSFTTSTFTSHHYKLSISNNLQVRSELEVTCSFKLLKVLPKNP from the exons ATGGGAGATCCTCACGACGACCCCGGAGCGAAGTCGTTTTCGACCCTCCCGGGTTGTGGTTTCCGCCCTTCCCAGCAACAGCTCCTCTCGTACTACTTGACTAAGAAGAACAACGTCGACGGTGAGGGTTCCGATGGTTGCGATTCGATTGGAGAGTTGGACCTCTACCACTATGACCCCTTCGAGTTACCTAGCGGGGCGTGCTTTTCCTACGGTTACGGGGCCGGGAAGAAGCACTGGCTCTGTTACGCAGCTCGAAATGCAAAGGAGAGCGAAGCGGGAAGGAGGAGGACGAAGACTGGGTACTGGAGGAGGGAGAGGGGAAAGGTGAGAGACGTTATGGGCCCTGGAGGAGGAGGGAAGGTGTTTTTGGGGACAAGGTCAAGCTTCGTGTTTTATCAGAAGAATTCGCCCAAGACCGCTAGGATTACTGATTGGGTTATGCATGAGTATGCGCTGCCTGATCATCTCAAG GCTTCTTTTGTCCTTTGTCGAGTGTTCTTCAAATCTCGTAGTGGAAATAGCATATTGGATAATGGCTTAAGTTCTTATGCTGAGGAAGCTGTTTCTGCAGTGCGTCACATTGGCATTCAGCACAATGGATGCCTTACGCCTGATATTCTTGAAGCTAAACTGCATGATGACAATTCTGTTTCTGGGGCCAGCATTCTGCATCAGTTAGGCATGCAGCCTCGGGAGCCG GGTTATATGTTCATCTGCAACACATTGACCTCACGCTCTAACATTATGTTATTTATGGTCAGCCGTGTTTCTTGCATGGAGTcaaaatattcttttacaaCCTCTACTTTTACCTCACACCATTACAAGTTATCCATCAGCAATAATCTGCAAGTTCGTTCAGAACTAGAAGTAACATGCAGTTTTAAATTGCTTAAAGTTTTACCTAAAAACCCGTAA
- the LOC122299906 gene encoding NAC domain-containing protein 6-like isoform X3 encodes MGDPHDDPGAKSFSTLPGCGFRPSQQQLLSYYLTKKNNVDGEGSDGCDSIGELDLYHYDPFELPSGACFSYGYGAGKKHWLCYAARNAKESEAGRRRTKTGYWRRERGKVRDVMGPGGGGKVFLGTRSSFVFYQKNSPKTARITDWVMHEYALPDHLKASFVLCRVFFKSRSGNSILDNGLSSYAEEAVSAVRHIGIQHNGCLTPDILEAKLHDDNSVSGASILHQLGMQPREPVSSSVLPGNSAKSFEGLTNQQALSILEEDYIELDDLVQ; translated from the exons ATGGGAGATCCTCACGACGACCCCGGAGCGAAGTCGTTTTCGACCCTCCCGGGTTGTGGTTTCCGCCCTTCCCAGCAACAGCTCCTCTCGTACTACTTGACTAAGAAGAACAACGTCGACGGTGAGGGTTCCGATGGTTGCGATTCGATTGGAGAGTTGGACCTCTACCACTATGACCCCTTCGAGTTACCTAGCGGGGCGTGCTTTTCCTACGGTTACGGGGCCGGGAAGAAGCACTGGCTCTGTTACGCAGCTCGAAATGCAAAGGAGAGCGAAGCGGGAAGGAGGAGGACGAAGACTGGGTACTGGAGGAGGGAGAGGGGAAAGGTGAGAGACGTTATGGGCCCTGGAGGAGGAGGGAAGGTGTTTTTGGGGACAAGGTCAAGCTTCGTGTTTTATCAGAAGAATTCGCCCAAGACCGCTAGGATTACTGATTGGGTTATGCATGAGTATGCGCTGCCTGATCATCTCAAG GCTTCTTTTGTCCTTTGTCGAGTGTTCTTCAAATCTCGTAGTGGAAATAGCATATTGGATAATGGCTTAAGTTCTTATGCTGAGGAAGCTGTTTCTGCAGTGCGTCACATTGGCATTCAGCACAATGGATGCCTTACGCCTGATATTCTTGAAGCTAAACTGCATGATGACAATTCTGTTTCTGGGGCCAGCATTCTGCATCAGTTAGGCATGCAGCCTCGGGAGCCG GTGAGCTCGTCTGTGCTTCCAGGAAATAGTGCAAAGTCTTTTGAAGGTCTGACTAACCAGCAAGCGCTTTCCATTTTAGAGGAAGATTACATTGAGTTGGACGATCTTGTGCAGTAA